A stretch of Actinomadura rubteroloni DNA encodes these proteins:
- a CDS encoding TetR family transcriptional regulator, translating to MGSPVRDALLDAAADLLVRRGYRAVRMRDVADAAGVSRQTVYNEFGDKWGLAQAVVLRDNERYLDGIDHILTAHDDLYSAVLAAVEFTLELSADDPIKKAVLTGAGGDELLPLLTTQAEPVLFTASARVVEHARARWPELVGPDLPEVADAAVRLVMSHIVLPSLPPDRTARLIARLVVRALGLTPPD from the coding sequence ATGGGTTCCCCGGTGCGCGACGCTCTGCTCGACGCCGCCGCCGACCTGCTGGTCCGCCGCGGCTACCGGGCGGTGCGCATGCGCGACGTCGCCGACGCGGCGGGCGTCAGCCGGCAGACCGTCTACAACGAGTTCGGCGACAAGTGGGGCCTCGCGCAGGCCGTCGTGCTGCGCGACAACGAGCGCTACCTGGACGGCATCGACCACATCCTCACCGCGCACGACGACCTGTACTCGGCCGTGCTCGCGGCGGTCGAGTTCACCCTGGAGCTGTCCGCCGACGACCCGATCAAGAAGGCCGTCTTGACCGGCGCGGGCGGCGACGAACTGCTGCCGCTGCTGACGACTCAGGCCGAGCCGGTGCTGTTCACCGCGAGCGCCCGCGTCGTGGAGCACGCGCGGGCGCGCTGGCCGGAGCTGGTCGGACCGGACCTCCCCGAGGTCGCCGACGCCGCCGTCCGGCTGGTGATGAGCCACATCGTGCTGCCGTCGCTGCCGCCGGACCGGACGGCCCGGCTGATCGCGCGCCTGGTCGTCCGCGCGCTCGGCCTGACGCCGCCGGACTGA
- a CDS encoding globin domain-containing protein yields the protein MSVEPEILKATYLPGDVTEDKAAAYFYGRLFAAEPRLRALFPPAMDVSRDRLFRTLTVVVFRSDEPAELAGLLEPLGRAHRKYGVLPEHYPVFGDALVATLRRFAGAAWSARAEAAWTAAYARAAALMIAAAEADAAAGPPWWVAEVAEHDRRRPDLAVLTLVPDRPYPFAAGQHATVQTSRWPRVWRPYSLAGAPRPDGTLRLHVRSVPGGWVSGALVRETRAGDTLLLGPPAGGLTLDPESGRDLLLLGGGTGLAPLKALAEQAAADAPGRTVRLFAGARSADDLYDLPDLRRLESARPEVRVTAVPQDEFGPLPDALADLLDAVPDPAGHDVYVAGPPAMVRGALDALDRCGVPAGRVRHELAATGETVLPGADRDRPVAHA from the coding sequence ATGTCCGTGGAACCCGAAATACTCAAAGCGACATATCTCCCCGGAGACGTCACGGAGGACAAGGCCGCCGCCTATTTCTACGGCCGCCTGTTCGCGGCGGAACCGCGCCTGCGCGCGTTGTTCCCGCCCGCGATGGACGTCTCCCGCGACCGCCTGTTCCGGACCCTCACCGTCGTCGTGTTCCGCTCCGACGAGCCCGCGGAACTCGCCGGACTGCTCGAACCGCTCGGCCGCGCCCACCGCAAGTACGGGGTGCTGCCCGAGCACTACCCCGTGTTCGGCGACGCCCTCGTCGCCACCCTCCGCCGGTTCGCGGGCGCGGCGTGGAGCGCCCGCGCCGAGGCCGCCTGGACCGCCGCCTACGCGCGGGCCGCCGCGCTCATGATCGCGGCGGCCGAGGCCGACGCCGCGGCCGGCCCGCCGTGGTGGGTCGCCGAGGTCGCCGAGCACGACCGGCGGCGCCCCGACCTCGCCGTCCTCACGCTCGTGCCCGACCGGCCCTACCCGTTCGCCGCCGGGCAGCACGCGACCGTCCAGACGTCCCGCTGGCCCCGCGTCTGGCGGCCCTACTCGCTCGCCGGGGCGCCGCGACCGGACGGGACGCTGCGGCTGCACGTCCGGTCGGTGCCCGGCGGCTGGGTGAGCGGCGCGCTCGTTCGCGAGACCCGGGCCGGCGACACGCTGCTGCTCGGCCCGCCCGCCGGCGGGCTCACCCTCGACCCCGAGTCCGGCCGCGACCTGCTGCTGCTCGGCGGCGGGACGGGCCTCGCCCCGCTCAAGGCCCTCGCCGAGCAGGCCGCGGCGGACGCCCCGGGACGCACCGTCCGCCTGTTCGCCGGGGCGCGCTCGGCCGACGACCTCTACGACCTGCCCGACCTGCGGCGGCTGGAGTCGGCCCGGCCCGAGGTCCGGGTGACCGCCGTCCCGCAGGACGAGTTCGGCCCGCTGCCGGACGCGCTGGCGGACCTGCTCGACGCCGTCCCCGACCCCGCCGGCCACGACGTCTACGTGGCCGGGCCGCCCGCGATGGTCCGGGGCGCGCTCGACGCGCTCGACCGCTGCGGCGTGCCGGCCGGCCGCGTGCGCCACGAACTGGCCGCGACCGGCGAGACCGTCCTGCCCGGCGCCGACCGCGACCGCCCGGTCGCGCACGCCTAG
- a CDS encoding SRPBCC family protein codes for MPRPYASAVLNATADEVWAYVRDFAGLAAWMPGVDTAVIEDGGPGDRIGCVRRLIGPGSVFRERLTALDDAARRYAYETLSCPLPVRDVRGRIRVAPVPGTGRALIEWSGTFTADPADERAMERTFSGGIYGGGLEALSRRFP; via the coding sequence ATGCCGAGGCCGTACGCCAGCGCCGTCCTCAACGCCACCGCCGACGAGGTGTGGGCCTACGTCCGCGACTTCGCGGGCCTCGCCGCGTGGATGCCGGGCGTCGACACGGCCGTCATCGAGGACGGCGGTCCCGGCGACCGGATCGGCTGCGTCCGGCGGCTCATCGGCCCCGGCTCGGTGTTCCGCGAACGGCTGACCGCGCTCGACGACGCCGCCCGCCGCTACGCCTACGAGACCCTGTCCTGCCCGCTGCCGGTCCGCGACGTCCGGGGCCGGATCCGCGTCGCGCCCGTCCCCGGCACCGGACGGGCCCTCATCGAGTGGAGCGGGACGTTCACCGCCGACCCCGCCGACGAGCGCGCGATGGAGCGGACGTTCTCCGGCGGGATCTACGGCGGCGGGCTGGAGGCCCTGTCCCGCCGCTTCCCCTGA
- the thyX gene encoding FAD-dependent thymidylate synthase — protein sequence MKSVEPEVFLVAKPELDYAEVARYLRDVGGESWLERLDRGDLDAGLNDPQNLAEFAGRLCYRSWEPGLNPNVVRVRTDQDEYLQNILRSMHGSVLEHVSFSFVLHNVSRVLTHELVRHRPGTAISQESMRFVRLQDIPFWFPEWARDDKELMERATALLEQMEEFQLWMAGHFGLDDDGVPFKEKKHRTSFMRRFAPEGVGTGLVWTANVRTLRHTIEARTAEGAEEEIRLLFGKVGEVVRAEAPALFGDYEVEDGAWIPRWRKV from the coding sequence GTGAAGAGCGTGGAACCCGAGGTCTTCCTCGTGGCCAAGCCGGAACTCGACTACGCGGAGGTCGCCCGGTATCTGCGCGACGTCGGCGGGGAGAGCTGGCTGGAGCGCCTGGACCGCGGCGACCTCGACGCCGGCCTGAACGACCCGCAGAACCTCGCCGAGTTCGCCGGGCGGCTCTGCTACCGGTCGTGGGAGCCGGGGCTGAACCCGAACGTCGTCCGCGTCCGGACCGACCAGGACGAGTACCTCCAGAACATCCTGCGCAGCATGCACGGCTCGGTACTGGAGCACGTGAGCTTCAGCTTCGTCCTGCACAACGTCAGCCGGGTGCTCACGCACGAACTCGTCCGGCACCGTCCGGGGACGGCGATCTCGCAGGAGTCGATGCGGTTCGTCCGGCTCCAGGACATCCCGTTCTGGTTCCCCGAGTGGGCGCGCGACGACAAGGAACTGATGGAGCGCGCCACCGCCCTGCTGGAGCAGATGGAGGAGTTCCAGCTCTGGATGGCCGGGCACTTCGGGCTGGACGACGACGGCGTCCCGTTCAAGGAGAAGAAGCACCGGACGTCGTTCATGCGGCGGTTCGCCCCCGAGGGCGTCGGCACCGGCCTGGTCTGGACGGCGAACGTCCGCACGCTGCGCCACACGATCGAGGCGCGCACGGCCGAGGGCGCCGAGGAGGAGATCCGGCTGCTGTTCGGGAAGGTCGGCGAGGTCGTCCGCGCCGAGGCGCCCGCGCTGTTCGGCGACTACGAGGTCGAGGACGGCGCCTGGATCCCGCGCTGGCGCAAGGTCTGA
- a CDS encoding SDR family oxidoreductase, which translates to MEANAPKICLVAGATRGAGRGIAVALGAAGHVVYVTGRTTRAARSEMDRPETIEDTADLVTAAGGTGVAVPADHLDPAAVTAVVDRIRAGHGRLDVLVNDIWGGDHLAAFGKPLWEQPLDAGLRMLRLAVETHIVTSHRALPLLLENPGGLVVEITDGTAEFNAEYRADVGLFYDLAKWSVIRLAAAQAAEIGPRGGTAVALSPGFLRSEAMLERFGVTEENWRDGVAEDPHFAISETPAFVGRAVAALAGDPGRARWNGRSLSSGELARAYGFTDLDGSRPDAFRYITEIALAGRPADVTGYR; encoded by the coding sequence ATGGAAGCGAACGCACCGAAGATCTGCCTGGTCGCGGGCGCGACGCGCGGCGCGGGCCGGGGCATCGCCGTGGCGCTGGGCGCGGCCGGGCACGTCGTGTACGTCACCGGCCGCACCACCCGCGCGGCGCGGTCGGAGATGGACCGGCCCGAGACGATCGAGGACACGGCCGATCTGGTCACGGCGGCGGGCGGCACCGGCGTGGCCGTCCCCGCCGACCACCTCGACCCCGCCGCCGTGACGGCCGTGGTCGACCGGATCCGCGCCGGCCACGGGCGCCTGGACGTCCTCGTCAACGACATCTGGGGCGGCGACCACCTCGCCGCGTTCGGGAAGCCGCTGTGGGAGCAGCCGCTCGACGCGGGGCTGCGGATGCTGCGCCTCGCGGTCGAGACGCACATCGTCACCAGCCACCGCGCGCTGCCGCTGCTGCTGGAGAACCCCGGCGGGCTCGTCGTGGAGATCACCGACGGGACGGCCGAGTTCAACGCCGAGTACCGCGCCGACGTCGGCCTGTTCTACGACCTGGCCAAGTGGTCGGTCATCCGGCTGGCGGCGGCGCAGGCCGCCGAGATCGGCCCGCGCGGCGGCACGGCGGTCGCGCTCAGCCCCGGCTTCCTGCGGTCGGAGGCGATGCTGGAGCGGTTCGGGGTCACCGAGGAGAACTGGCGCGACGGCGTCGCCGAGGACCCGCACTTCGCGATCTCCGAGACGCCCGCGTTCGTCGGCCGGGCCGTCGCCGCGCTCGCCGGGGACCCCGGCCGGGCGCGCTGGAACGGACGGTCGTTGTCGTCGGGGGAGCTGGCCCGCGCGTACGGGTTCACCGACCTGGACGGCAGCCGTCCCGACGCGTTCCGCTACATCACCGAGATCGCGCTCGCGGGCCGGCCCGCCGACGTCACCGGCTACCGGTAG
- a CDS encoding anthranilate synthase component I, giving the protein MEPTDQQPTIGRFVTAGGIRVTRTATPVDSARKSDVLNGLVAAAGERRGGVLSSGMEYPGRYSRWHMAYVDPCLEIVARGRELTVTALNARGEVLVPSVAAALAPTGEPRGTDARRTAVFVPESAEFFTEEERSRRPTVFTALRAVVDLFRCDDPHLGLYGAFGYDLSLQFEPLRTRLERPDDQRDLVLHLADEMVVVDRKRETSHRMAYEFATADGGDTTGLPRATEPVPVRAPAPLPPQPVPGVYAQMVRDARDKFVRGDLFEVTPGHAMHARCASPTAFFERLRESNPAPYEFLFNLGDGEFLVGASPEMFVRVSGDRVETCPIAGTIRRGADALEDAEQIRAILSSAKDESELTMCTDVDRNDKSRVCVPGSVRVLGRRQIELYSRLIHTVDHIEGRLRPGFDAFDAFLTHMWAVTVTGAPKTWAMQFIEDHEDAPRRWYGGAVGCVGFDGSMNTGLTLRTAQIRDGVATVRAGATLLYDSVPEEEERETHLKASALLRALADAAGEAGPAPEAEPERAGAGTKVLLVDHEDSFVNTLADYFRQHGADVVTLRHGFPTRMLDEHAPDLVVLSPGPGRPADFAMDALLGELDARGLPVFGVCLGLQAMVEHAGGTLALLPEPAHGKPGEVKVTGGALFAGLPDQFTAARYHSLHATPDRVRGFEVTALTGDVVMAIEDPARRRWAVQFHPESILTAAGSAGHTIVGNVLRLAARKT; this is encoded by the coding sequence GTGGAACCCACCGACCAGCAGCCGACGATCGGCCGGTTCGTCACGGCCGGGGGGATCCGCGTCACCCGGACCGCCACCCCCGTCGACTCCGCGCGCAAGTCCGACGTCCTGAACGGGCTCGTCGCCGCCGCGGGGGAGCGGCGCGGCGGCGTGCTGTCCTCCGGGATGGAGTACCCCGGCCGGTACAGCCGCTGGCACATGGCCTACGTCGACCCGTGCCTGGAGATCGTCGCGCGCGGCCGGGAGCTCACCGTCACGGCCCTCAACGCGCGCGGCGAGGTGCTCGTCCCGTCCGTCGCCGCCGCGCTCGCGCCGACCGGGGAGCCGCGCGGGACCGACGCCCGGCGCACGGCGGTGTTCGTGCCCGAGTCGGCGGAGTTCTTCACCGAGGAGGAGCGCAGCCGCCGCCCGACCGTCTTCACCGCGCTGCGCGCCGTCGTGGACCTGTTCCGCTGCGACGACCCGCACCTCGGCCTCTACGGCGCGTTCGGCTACGACCTGTCGCTCCAGTTCGAGCCGCTGCGCACCCGGCTGGAGCGGCCCGACGACCAGCGCGACCTCGTCCTGCACCTCGCCGACGAGATGGTCGTCGTGGACCGCAAGCGCGAGACGTCGCACCGCATGGCCTACGAGTTCGCCACCGCCGACGGCGGCGACACCACGGGCCTGCCGCGCGCGACCGAGCCCGTCCCGGTCCGGGCGCCCGCGCCGCTGCCGCCGCAGCCCGTCCCGGGCGTGTACGCGCAGATGGTCCGGGACGCGCGGGACAAGTTCGTCCGCGGCGACCTGTTCGAGGTGACGCCCGGCCACGCGATGCACGCCCGCTGCGCCTCGCCGACGGCGTTCTTCGAGCGGCTGCGCGAGTCCAACCCGGCGCCGTACGAGTTCCTGTTCAACCTCGGCGACGGCGAGTTCCTCGTGGGCGCGTCGCCGGAGATGTTCGTCCGGGTGTCCGGCGACCGCGTCGAGACCTGCCCGATCGCCGGGACGATCCGGCGCGGCGCCGACGCGCTGGAGGACGCCGAGCAGATCCGCGCGATCCTGTCGTCGGCCAAGGACGAGTCCGAGCTGACCATGTGCACCGACGTGGACCGCAACGACAAGTCCCGGGTCTGCGTGCCCGGCAGCGTCCGCGTCCTCGGCCGCCGCCAGATCGAGCTGTACTCGCGGCTCATCCACACCGTCGACCACATCGAGGGGCGGCTGCGGCCCGGCTTCGACGCGTTCGACGCGTTCCTCACGCACATGTGGGCCGTGACCGTCACCGGCGCGCCGAAGACGTGGGCGATGCAGTTCATCGAAGACCACGAGGACGCGCCGCGCCGCTGGTACGGGGGAGCGGTCGGCTGCGTCGGCTTCGACGGGTCGATGAACACGGGCCTGACGCTGCGGACCGCGCAGATCCGCGACGGCGTCGCGACCGTGCGGGCGGGCGCGACCCTGCTCTACGACTCCGTCCCCGAGGAGGAGGAGCGCGAGACGCACCTGAAGGCGAGCGCGCTGCTCCGGGCCCTCGCCGACGCGGCGGGCGAGGCCGGGCCCGCGCCGGAGGCCGAGCCCGAGCGGGCCGGCGCCGGGACGAAGGTGCTGCTGGTCGACCACGAGGACTCGTTCGTCAACACGCTCGCCGACTACTTCCGCCAGCACGGCGCGGACGTGGTGACGCTCCGGCACGGCTTCCCGACGCGGATGCTGGACGAGCACGCCCCCGACCTCGTCGTGCTGTCGCCCGGTCCGGGCCGTCCGGCGGACTTCGCGATGGACGCCCTGCTCGGCGAGCTGGACGCGCGCGGCCTGCCGGTGTTCGGCGTCTGCCTCGGCCTCCAGGCGATGGTCGAGCACGCGGGCGGGACGCTCGCCCTGCTGCCCGAGCCCGCGCACGGCAAGCCCGGCGAGGTGAAGGTCACCGGCGGCGCGCTGTTCGCGGGCCTGCCCGACCAGTTCACCGCCGCCCGCTACCACTCGCTGCACGCCACGCCCGACCGGGTGCGCGGCTTCGAGGTGACCGCGCTGACCGGCGACGTCGTCATGGCGATCGAGGACCCCGCGCGGCGGCGGTGGGCGGTGCAGTTCCACCCCGAGTCGATCCTGACGGCGGCGGGCTCGGCCGGGCACACGATCGTCGGGAACGTCCTGCGGCTCGCGGCGCGCAAAACCTGA
- a CDS encoding ABC transporter ATP-binding protein: MPAVEGLRATGLTVRFGALTVLHDVDLAVPPGAVTGLVGPPGAGKTAFADAVTGLVRAAGTVRLDGADLTGAAPRVRARHGLARTSAAAAPFGSLTVRDNVRAAVEIHARTRPVAGRGWRDVRSRRKALRQASGATADALLARTGIAAHAGRAASAVPPGTARLLDIARALATRPRVLLLDDPSAGLPVPAARALEVLLRELAAEGVAVLVADRDLDRVLGVCDTLYVLDRGRVVAAGPPARVRADPGVRAAFARR, translated from the coding sequence ATGCCCGCCGTTGAGGGCCTGCGGGCGACGGGCCTGACCGTCCGGTTCGGCGCACTGACCGTCCTTCACGACGTCGACCTCGCCGTCCCGCCCGGCGCCGTCACCGGGCTCGTCGGGCCGCCGGGCGCGGGCAAGACCGCGTTCGCCGACGCCGTCACCGGCCTGGTGCGCGCCGCCGGGACCGTCCGCCTCGACGGCGCCGACCTCACCGGCGCCGCCCCGCGCGTCCGGGCGCGGCACGGGCTGGCCCGGACGTCCGCCGCCGCCGCGCCGTTCGGGTCGCTGACCGTCCGCGACAACGTCCGCGCGGCCGTCGAGATCCACGCGCGGACCCGCCCGGTCGCCGGGCGCGGGTGGCGCGACGTCCGCAGCCGCCGCAAGGCGCTGCGCCAGGCGTCCGGTGCGACGGCCGACGCGCTGCTGGCCCGCACCGGGATCGCCGCGCACGCGGGCCGCGCGGCGTCGGCCGTCCCGCCCGGGACGGCGCGGCTGCTCGACATCGCCCGCGCGCTCGCGACCCGGCCCCGTGTGCTGCTGCTGGACGACCCGTCCGCCGGCCTGCCGGTGCCCGCCGCGCGGGCGCTGGAGGTGCTGCTGCGCGAACTGGCCGCCGAGGGCGTCGCCGTGCTGGTCGCCGACCGCGACCTGGACCGCGTCCTCGGCGTCTGCGACACGCTGTACGTCCTGGACCGCGGCCGGGTCGTCGCGGCCGGGCCGCCCGCCCGGGTGCGCGCCGACCCCGGCGTCCGCGCCGCGTTCGCCCGGCGATAA
- a CDS encoding dienelactone hydrolase family protein yields the protein MTDISVAVDGVERSAYLAVPEGEGPWPAVVVIFELVGANADMRAQADRLAANGYLALLPDLYDGKPWIRCVSRAMREFRAGRGPSFAFLEASRAWLAARADCTGRVGVAGFCLGGGFALLAAAGGGFDAAAVNYGLLPNDLEEALSGACPVVANYGGRDRLLKGAAAKLDRTLTVLGVDHDVKEYPDAGHSFLTETPVPVAAVPLMRVTLGVGIGREFGPEAWERIFAFFGAHLANGSTT from the coding sequence ATGACTGACATCAGCGTTGCCGTCGACGGCGTCGAGCGGTCCGCGTACCTGGCCGTCCCCGAGGGGGAGGGGCCGTGGCCCGCCGTCGTCGTGATCTTCGAGCTGGTCGGCGCGAACGCGGACATGCGCGCGCAGGCCGACCGGCTCGCGGCGAACGGGTACCTGGCGCTGCTGCCCGACCTCTACGACGGCAAACCGTGGATCCGGTGCGTCAGCCGGGCGATGCGCGAGTTCCGGGCGGGCAGGGGGCCGAGCTTCGCGTTCCTGGAGGCGTCCCGCGCGTGGCTGGCGGCGCGCGCGGACTGCACCGGCCGCGTCGGCGTCGCGGGGTTCTGCCTGGGCGGCGGGTTCGCGCTGCTGGCGGCGGCGGGCGGCGGGTTCGACGCGGCGGCCGTGAACTACGGGCTGCTGCCCAACGATCTGGAGGAGGCGCTGTCGGGCGCGTGCCCGGTCGTCGCGAACTACGGCGGACGGGACCGGCTGCTGAAGGGCGCGGCGGCGAAGCTGGACCGGACGCTCACGGTCCTCGGCGTCGACCACGACGTGAAGGAGTACCCCGACGCGGGCCACAGCTTCCTCACCGAGACGCCGGTGCCCGTGGCGGCGGTGCCGCTCATGCGGGTGACGCTCGGCGTCGGGATCGGCCGCGAGTTCGGCCCGGAGGCGTGGGAGCGCATCTTCGCGTTCTTCGGCGCCCACCTCGCCAACGGATCTACAACGTAA
- a CDS encoding helix-turn-helix transcriptional regulator produces MRAARLISLVLLLQSREAMTAAELAAELEVSERTIHRDVEALSAAGVPVYADRGRHGGFRLVGGYRTRLTGLSRAEAEALFLAGLPGPAAEMGLADAVAAAELKVVAALPAALRDAPARAGQRFHLDAPGWHTAHAPPALLPELARAVWDDAVVELRYRRPSGAEVERTADPYGLVLKNGVWYLVAAVNGQHRTYRADRVTAVRATGAAFDRDGRFDLAAFWTGQADGFLRSMFRAEVVVRLSPAGLRGLRHAVDGYAARRAAESAGEPDARGWVTATLPVESEDVAYFELLRLGADAEVLEPAGLRARLAEEGARLAALYR; encoded by the coding sequence GTGCGCGCGGCGCGGCTGATCTCGCTCGTGCTGCTGCTCCAGTCGCGGGAGGCGATGACCGCCGCCGAGCTGGCCGCCGAGCTGGAGGTGTCGGAGCGGACGATCCACCGCGACGTCGAGGCGCTGTCGGCGGCGGGCGTCCCGGTGTACGCCGACCGGGGGCGGCACGGCGGGTTCCGGCTCGTCGGCGGGTACCGGACGCGGCTCACCGGGCTCAGCCGCGCCGAGGCCGAGGCGCTGTTCCTCGCGGGACTGCCCGGCCCGGCCGCCGAGATGGGCCTCGCCGACGCGGTGGCCGCCGCCGAGCTGAAGGTCGTCGCGGCGCTGCCGGCGGCCCTGCGGGACGCGCCCGCCCGCGCCGGGCAGCGGTTCCATCTGGACGCGCCCGGCTGGCACACCGCGCACGCCCCGCCCGCCCTGCTGCCGGAGCTGGCGCGCGCGGTCTGGGACGACGCGGTCGTCGAGCTGCGCTACCGGCGCCCGTCCGGCGCGGAGGTCGAGCGGACGGCCGACCCGTACGGGCTGGTCCTGAAGAACGGCGTCTGGTACCTGGTCGCGGCGGTGAACGGGCAGCACCGCACCTACCGCGCGGACCGGGTGACGGCCGTCCGGGCGACGGGCGCGGCGTTCGACCGCGACGGCCGCTTCGACCTCGCCGCGTTCTGGACGGGCCAGGCCGACGGCTTCCTGCGGTCGATGTTCCGCGCGGAGGTCGTCGTGCGGCTGAGCCCGGCGGGGCTGCGCGGCCTGCGGCACGCCGTGGACGGCTACGCGGCGCGGCGGGCGGCCGAGTCCGCCGGGGAGCCGGACGCGCGCGGCTGGGTGACGGCGACGCTCCCGGTCGAGTCCGAGGACGTCGCCTACTTCGAGCTGCTGCGGCTCGGCGCCGACGCCGAGGTGCTGGAGCCGGCGGGCCTGCGCGCCCGCCTGGCGGAGGAGGGCGCGCGGCTCGCGGCGCTCTACCGGTAG
- a CDS encoding helix-turn-helix domain-containing protein has protein sequence MTTALADVRPIGEHLRAWRQRRRMSQLELASEADVSTRHLSFVETGRSAPSREMVLRLAEHLDVPLRDRNLMLVAAGYAPVYAETPIREPRMDAVRAALRQVLDGHEPYPAVVVDRFWNLVESNAAAGLFLEGTPPHLLAPPVNVLRLSLHPDGMARHIANLPEWRAHMVGRLRRHVALTGDASLTALYREMRDYPDAGPVGDAFPPPSGDEVLVPLRLRAEGRELAFFSTIATFGSPLDITVAELAIESFYPADPATAAYLRERADR, from the coding sequence ATGACGACCGCGCTCGCCGACGTCCGACCGATCGGCGAGCACCTGCGCGCGTGGCGGCAGCGCCGCCGGATGAGCCAGCTCGAACTCGCCTCCGAGGCCGACGTGTCGACCCGGCACCTCAGCTTCGTGGAGACCGGACGGTCCGCGCCGAGCCGCGAGATGGTGCTGCGCCTCGCCGAGCACCTGGACGTCCCGCTGCGCGACCGCAACCTCATGCTCGTCGCCGCCGGGTACGCGCCCGTCTACGCCGAGACGCCGATCCGGGAGCCCCGGATGGACGCGGTGCGCGCGGCGCTGCGCCAGGTCCTGGACGGCCACGAGCCCTACCCGGCCGTCGTGGTGGACCGGTTCTGGAACCTCGTGGAGTCCAACGCCGCCGCCGGGCTGTTCCTGGAGGGCACGCCGCCGCACCTGCTGGCGCCGCCGGTGAACGTCCTGCGGCTCAGCCTCCACCCCGACGGCATGGCGCGGCACATCGCGAACCTGCCCGAGTGGCGCGCGCACATGGTCGGGCGGCTGCGGCGGCACGTCGCGCTGACCGGCGACGCGTCGCTCACCGCCCTGTACCGGGAGATGCGCGACTACCCGGACGCGGGGCCGGTCGGCGACGCGTTCCCGCCGCCGTCCGGAGACGAGGTCCTGGTCCCGCTGCGGCTCCGCGCGGAGGGCCGCGAGCTGGCGTTCTTCAGCACGATCGCGACGTTCGGCAGCCCGCTGGACATCACGGTCGCCGAGCTGGCGATCGAGTCGTTCTACCCGGCGGACCCGGCGACGGCCGCGTACCTGCGCGAGCGCGCGGACCGCTGA
- a CDS encoding alpha/beta hydrolase codes for MALHPQTARFLEQLRGLAALAVEPPSIEESRRVLGAEYPLERPELAHVEDLAVDGPGGPVPVRRYRPVPGEEPLPALVYLHGGGWVLGGLENVDVSCRDLAAATRCTVLSVDYRLAPEHPFPAAVEDAWAVTGALFRTPERFGIDPARIAVAGDSAGGNLAAAVALLARDADLPLAHQLLVYPVTDTARDTPSWGAYGSGYGLDAKEMARFMDLYRGDADPCHPLLAPLRAPDLSGVAPATVITAEYDILRDEGEAYARRLAAAGVAVEHRRFPGVVHSFFLLPELFDTGAEARTWAVDLLRVALGVDREPVPGGS; via the coding sequence ATGGCACTGCACCCGCAGACCGCCCGGTTCCTGGAGCAGCTTCGCGGCCTGGCGGCGCTGGCCGTCGAGCCGCCCTCGATCGAGGAGTCGCGGCGCGTCCTCGGCGCCGAGTACCCGCTGGAGCGCCCCGAGCTGGCGCACGTCGAAGACTTGGCGGTGGACGGCCCCGGCGGCCCGGTACCCGTCCGCCGGTACCGGCCGGTGCCCGGGGAGGAGCCGCTGCCCGCGCTCGTGTACCTGCACGGCGGCGGGTGGGTGCTCGGCGGCCTGGAGAACGTCGACGTGTCCTGCCGCGACCTGGCCGCCGCGACGCGCTGCACCGTCCTGTCCGTCGACTACCGGCTTGCGCCCGAGCACCCGTTCCCGGCCGCCGTCGAGGACGCCTGGGCCGTGACCGGGGCGCTGTTCCGGACGCCGGAGCGGTTCGGGATCGACCCCGCGCGGATCGCCGTCGCCGGGGACAGCGCGGGCGGCAACCTCGCCGCCGCCGTCGCCCTGCTCGCCCGCGACGCGGACCTGCCGCTGGCGCACCAGCTCCTCGTCTACCCCGTCACCGACACCGCGCGCGACACCCCGAGCTGGGGCGCCTACGGTTCCGGCTACGGGCTGGACGCCAAGGAGATGGCGCGGTTCATGGACCTCTACCGGGGCGACGCCGACCCGTGCCACCCGCTGCTGGCGCCGCTGCGCGCCCCGGACCTGTCCGGCGTGGCGCCCGCGACGGTCATCACCGCCGAGTACGACATCCTGCGCGACGAGGGCGAGGCGTACGCGCGGCGGCTGGCGGCGGCGGGCGTCGCTGTCGAGCACCGGCGGTTCCCGGGCGTCGTCCACTCGTTCTTCCTGCTGCCCGAGCTGTTCGACACGGGCGCCGAGGCCCGGACGTGGGCGGTGGACCTGCTGCGCGTGGCGCTCGGCGTGGACCGGGAGCCGGTGCCCGGCGGGTCCTGA